CTTCGAGGCGCTGGACGGACGCCCCGTGAGCCTCTTCTTCCTCCTGGTGGGGCCGGAGAGCGCGGCGGGGGACCACGTGAAGGCGCTGAGCCGGATCTCCCGGCTGGTCCGCAGCGACGCCTTCCGCCGGCGGCTGGCGGACGCCGTGTCGCCCGAGGAGTTCCACGCGATCCTGGCCGAAGCGGAGCAGGCGTGAGCCGGGCCGTGCTGGGGTGGATCCCGGCGGTCCTCTGGGCCGTCGCGATCTTCGCCGTGAGCGGCCGGTCCTCCGTCTCGATCCCCTCGTTCTGGAGCGCCGACAAGGTGCTCCACTTCGGCACCTACGCGGTCCTGGGCTTCCTCCTGGCGCACGCCGTCGCCTCCTCCGGCGGGTCGCCGCGGTGGGCCGTGCCGCTGGGGTGGCTGTATGCGGCCTCGGACGAGCTGCACCAGGGCTTCGTCCCCGGACGCTCCATGGATCCTGCCGACTGGGCCGCCGACGCGCTCGGCGTCCTGGCCGGCGCCTTTGCGTATACCCGCTTCCAGGCGTGGCGCCGGGGACGCACCCCCGCCCGCACGAGCCCATGACCGACTCCGTCCTCGCCACCTCGCTCCGCACCCTCCCCGCCGGGGAGCTGCGCGCCCCGCACGCCGGGACCAGCGTCCGCCTCGCCGGGTGGGTGCACCGCATCCGCGACCTGGGAGGCGTCGCCTTCCTCGACCTCCGCGACCGCGCCGGGCTGGTGCAGGTGTCGTTCGACCCCTCGTGGACCCCGGCCGAGGTGCTGGCCGCCGCGCGCGAGCTCCGGCCGGAGTCGGTGGTCCAGGTGGAGGGGACCGTGGAGCGCCGGATCAAGGTGAACCCGCAGCTCCCCTCCGGCGAGGTGGAGGTGCGCGCCACCGGGCTCCGGGTGCTCACCGTGGCCGAGGCGCTCCCTATCCAGGTGGACTACGCCGCCGACGAGGAGCTCCCCTCCGAGGACCTGCGCCTCCAGCACCGCTACCTGGACCTGCGCCGGCCGGAGCTGCAGAAGAACTTCGTCATCCGGCACCGCG
This genomic stretch from Longimicrobiaceae bacterium harbors:
- a CDS encoding VanZ family protein, which codes for MSRAVLGWIPAVLWAVAIFAVSGRSSVSIPSFWSADKVLHFGTYAVLGFLLAHAVASSGGSPRWAVPLGWLYAASDELHQGFVPGRSMDPADWAADALGVLAGAFAYTRFQAWRRGRTPARTSP